The Candidatus Gracilibacteria bacterium genome has a window encoding:
- a CDS encoding Mur ligase family protein gives MSLTPGGMTVGRDNILRLLSYIGSPQNTLKVFHVTGSNGKGSVCQMISQVLFKQFHKKVGLFTSPHLINITERFQINGRPISNERLNKYYKSVFKLAKKYTIELSFFEIQVVAMVLYFTDEKVDYAVVETGLGGLYDGTNIFEHPLACFITSITIEHSHILGKTRESVLKNKLGIVKNGTNLYTWIQNIQVKEYCEKIGAKLGTRNSELGTLKITNLPGDHQQKNALLVLQALKDLGFEQEKIMTGLKNVHNVGRFEWIFPHILVDTANNEQNIKILAKMLNQIGHKKKMTIIFGTTQTEPLYAAELANLIPSDRKILVDDFCERALPCSEFSHLIPHNAVWHLNAESGIQKIKSIFEKNNEEIFIICGSIYLVGYIMNLSRYNVFAKG, from the coding sequence ATGTCTCTCACTCCATGAGGCATGACAGTATGAAGAGATAATATTCTCCGCCTTTTATCATATATCGGTTCGCCACAGAATACGCTCAAAGTGTTTCATGTGACAGGAAGTAATGGAAAATGAAGCGTCTGTCAGATGATCTCGCAAGTACTTTTTAAACAATTTCATAAAAAAGTCGGACTCTTCACCTCGCCACATCTCATCAATATTACTGAAAGATTCCAGATCAATGGACGCCCCATAAGCAACGAAAGATTGAATAAATACTACAAAAGTGTTTTCAAACTGGCAAAAAAATATACTATTGAGCTTTCTTTTTTTGAAATACAGGTAGTGGCAATGGTACTCTATTTCACCGATGAAAAAGTCGATTATGCCGTAGTAGAGACAGGACTCTGAGGTCTCTACGATGGAACCAATATTTTTGAACACCCTCTCGCCTGTTTTATTACTTCGATTACTATCGAACATTCTCATATACTCGGGAAAACACGGGAAAGTGTTCTCAAAAATAAACTCGGCATTGTAAAAAATGGTACAAATCTCTACACTTGGATTCAAAATATACAAGTAAAAGAATACTGTGAAAAAATCTGAGCCAAACTCGGAACTCGGAACTCGGAACTCGGAACTCTAAAAATCACAAACCTCCCTGGAGATCATCAACAAAAGAACGCCCTCCTGGTTCTACAAGCATTGAAAGATCTCTGATTCGAGCAAGAAAAAATCATGACGGGTCTGAAAAATGTCCATAATGTAGGAAGATTTGAATGGATATTTCCTCATATTCTCGTAGATACGGCTAATAACGAACAAAATATAAAAATTCTCGCCAAAATGCTCAATCAGATTGGTCATAAGAAAAAAATGACTATTATATTTGGAACAACACAGACTGAGCCTCTCTATGCTGCCGAATTAGCCAACCTCATACCATCGGATAGAAAAATTCTCGTGGATGATTTCTGCGAAAGGGCTCTCCCCTGTTCAGAATTCAGTCATCTCATTCCACACAATGCTGTATGGCACCTCAATGCTGAGAGTGGTATTCAAAAAATAAAGAGTATTTTTGAAAAAAATAATGAAGAAATTTTCATAATCTGTTGAAGTATTTATCTTGTGTGATATATTATGAACTTGTCAAGGTATAATGTATTTGCTAAGGGGTAA